In Desulfobacteraceae bacterium, one genomic interval encodes:
- the sucD gene encoding succinate--CoA ligase subunit alpha, producing the protein MSIFVDKNTKVLVQGITGREGQFHTRQCAAYGTQVVAGVTPGKGGQEMDGIPVFNRAKEAVAETGANCSLIFVPPAFAADAILEAADSGVDLIVAITEGIPVMDMMRVKNYLRNKACRLIGPNCPGIITPGACKVGIMPGPIHKPGGPIGVVSRSGTLTYEVVHQLTQQGIGQTTCIGIGGDPVNGTNFIDCLTAFQNDPETTGIVMVGEIGGSAEEDAADFITREVTKPVVGFIAGLTAPPGRRMGHAGAIISGASGTAQGKIAAMKASGIHVCENLGTLGELCAKAF; encoded by the coding sequence ATGAGCATTTTCGTCGACAAGAACACCAAGGTTCTGGTTCAGGGAATTACCGGACGCGAGGGGCAGTTTCACACCCGCCAGTGCGCGGCCTACGGCACCCAGGTGGTGGCCGGGGTGACCCCCGGGAAGGGCGGCCAGGAGATGGACGGCATCCCGGTTTTCAACCGCGCCAAGGAGGCCGTTGCCGAAACCGGGGCCAACTGCAGCCTGATCTTCGTGCCGCCGGCCTTTGCCGCCGACGCGATCCTGGAGGCCGCCGACAGTGGGGTGGACCTGATCGTGGCCATCACCGAGGGCATTCCGGTGATGGACATGATGCGCGTCAAAAATTACCTCCGAAACAAGGCCTGCCGTCTGATCGGCCCCAACTGCCCGGGCATCATCACCCCCGGTGCGTGCAAGGTCGGCATCATGCCGGGCCCGATCCACAAACCCGGCGGCCCCATCGGGGTGGTGTCGCGCTCCGGCACCCTGACCTACGAGGTCGTTCATCAGTTGACCCAGCAGGGAATCGGCCAGACCACATGCATCGGAATCGGCGGCGACCCGGTCAACGGCACCAACTTCATCGACTGCCTGACGGCCTTTCAGAACGACCCCGAAACCACCGGGATCGTGATGGTGGGAGAAATCGGCGGGAGCGCCGAGGAGGACGCCGCCGATTTCATCACCCGGGAGGTGACCAAGCCCGTGGTGGGCTTCATCGCCGGCTTGACGGCCCCGCCGGGCCGCCGCATGGGGCATGCCGGCGCCATCATCAGCGGCGCCAGCGGTACCGCCCAGGGCAAGATCGCCGCCATGAAGGCCAGTGGGATCCACGTCTGCGAGAACCTGGGGACCCTGGGCGAACTCTGCGCCAAGGCTTTTTGA
- the amrB gene encoding AmmeMemoRadiSam system protein B produces MTLRKSVFAGSWYPDTAAGCQSAIKGFLKEDGFQPPPDRVLVGGIVPHAGWFFSGSIACRVIHALRQDPPPDVFVLFGMHLHPASAHHIMTAGAWETPLGSLPVEERLAAALARRFAFTIEKPGRYSQDNTIELQLPFIKYFFRGVKIVPIGAAPSPEAIEIGAAAVDIGRELGLRIKILGSTDLTHYGANYGFSPEGSGPQAVRWVRDQNDREIIETMLALDPQAVIRKALAHQNACCAGAAAAALAAGLQLGARRAETVAYATSYDKHPGDSFVGYVGIIF; encoded by the coding sequence ATGACGCTCCGCAAATCGGTCTTTGCCGGCAGCTGGTATCCCGACACCGCCGCCGGGTGTCAAAGCGCCATCAAAGGGTTCCTGAAAGAGGACGGTTTTCAGCCCCCCCCGGACCGCGTCCTGGTGGGCGGCATCGTGCCCCATGCCGGCTGGTTCTTTTCCGGCAGCATCGCCTGCCGCGTGATCCACGCCCTGCGGCAGGACCCCCCGCCGGACGTCTTCGTGCTCTTCGGCATGCACCTGCACCCCGCCTCGGCCCACCACATCATGACCGCCGGGGCTTGGGAAACACCTCTCGGCAGCCTGCCGGTGGAAGAGCGGCTGGCGGCCGCCCTGGCGCGACGGTTCGCATTCACCATTGAAAAGCCGGGGCGCTACTCCCAGGACAACACCATCGAGCTGCAGCTGCCGTTTATCAAATACTTTTTCAGGGGGGTCAAAATCGTTCCGATCGGCGCCGCACCGTCCCCCGAGGCCATCGAAATCGGGGCCGCCGCGGTGGACATCGGCCGTGAGCTGGGGTTGCGCATCAAGATCCTGGGATCCACCGATTTGACCCATTACGGGGCCAACTACGGCTTTTCACCGGAGGGCAGCGGGCCGCAGGCCGTGCGCTGGGTGCGGGATCAAAACGACCGCGAAATAATCGAGACGATGCTGGCGCTGGACCCCCAGGCGGTGATCCGAAAAGCCCTGGCGCATCAGAATGCCTGCTGCGCCGGCGCGGCGGCGGCGGCACTGGCGGCCGGCCTGCAGCTTGGCGCCCGGCGAGCCGAGACCGTCGCCTATGCCACGAGCTACGACAAACACCCCGGAGACAGCTTTGTGGGCTATGTGGGCATCATTTTTTAG
- the hypB gene encoding hydrogenase nickel incorporation protein HypB — protein MEIKVVRKVLDVNDTMAARNRELFSSKKVFVLNMMSSPGSGKTTTLEKTLALLAPALHCAVIVGDVCTTNDADRLARTGVPVIQVNTDAFGGDCHLAAHVIEKAAMDLDLDQTELLIVENVGNLVCPAEFDIGEDARVVVLSVTEGEDKPLKYPLMFRVCDAALLNKTDLLPHLDYDKAAVLANIRQIHPQMPIFEISAHSGDGLAPWVDWLKEQVGRKLR, from the coding sequence ATGGAAATCAAAGTGGTCCGCAAGGTCCTGGACGTCAATGACACCATGGCCGCCCGCAACCGGGAGCTGTTCAGCAGCAAAAAGGTGTTTGTCCTCAACATGATGAGTTCGCCGGGTTCGGGCAAGACCACCACCCTGGAGAAGACCCTCGCGCTCCTGGCACCGGCGCTGCATTGCGCGGTCATCGTCGGCGACGTCTGCACCACCAACGACGCGGACCGCCTGGCGCGCACGGGTGTGCCGGTGATCCAAGTCAACACCGACGCCTTCGGCGGCGACTGCCACCTGGCGGCCCACGTCATCGAAAAAGCGGCCATGGACCTGGATCTGGACCAGACGGAGCTGCTGATCGTTGAAAACGTGGGCAACCTCGTCTGCCCGGCGGAATTCGACATTGGCGAAGACGCCCGCGTGGTCGTGCTCAGCGTCACCGAAGGTGAGGACAAACCCCTCAAGTACCCCCTGATGTTCCGGGTCTGCGACGCCGCCCTGCTCAACAAGACCGACCTGCTGCCGCACCTGGACTACGACAAGGCCGCGGTGCTGGCCAATATCCGCCAGATCCACCCGCAGATGCCGATCTTTGAAATCTCGGCGCACAGCGGCGACGGGCTGGCCCCCTGGGTCGACTGGCTCAAGGAGCAGGTCGGGCGCAAGCTGCGGTAG
- the sucC gene encoding ADP-forming succinate--CoA ligase subunit beta produces the protein MKIHEYQAKELFRKYGVPVPDGGVAFTPEEARGVAQKLGGFPVVVKAQIHAGGRGKGGGVKLAQSLDEVGTLAGQIIGMTLVTPQTGPQGRLVKKVLVEQGLNIAKELYLSVLPDRASAQNIIMASEAGGMDIETVAAETPEKIVKVYVDPLLGIQPYHIREAAFRLNIPAAAMKPFSALLGSLYRVFTTCDCSLVEINPLVLTAENSVIALDAKVDVDSNALFRHKDILAYRDTDEEDPLELEASKYNLNYINLGGGGNVGNMVNGAGLAMATMDIIKLAGAEPANFLDVGGGANAEMVENGFRIILSDKNVKGILINIFGGILRCDVLAQGVVTAATKAGLNVPVVVRMEGTNVEEGRRILSESGLNLITAVDLKDAAGKVAAIVNA, from the coding sequence ATGAAAATCCACGAGTACCAGGCAAAGGAACTGTTCCGCAAATACGGCGTCCCGGTGCCGGACGGCGGCGTCGCCTTCACCCCCGAGGAGGCCAGGGGCGTGGCCCAGAAGCTGGGCGGGTTTCCGGTGGTGGTCAAAGCCCAGATCCACGCCGGGGGGCGCGGCAAAGGCGGCGGGGTCAAGCTGGCTCAGTCCCTGGACGAGGTGGGAACTCTCGCCGGCCAGATCATCGGCATGACCCTGGTCACGCCCCAGACCGGGCCCCAGGGCCGGCTGGTCAAGAAGGTCCTGGTGGAGCAGGGCCTCAACATCGCCAAGGAACTCTACCTGAGCGTCCTGCCCGATCGCGCCAGCGCCCAGAACATCATCATGGCCAGCGAGGCCGGCGGCATGGACATCGAAACCGTTGCGGCCGAGACGCCGGAGAAAATCGTCAAGGTCTACGTCGACCCGCTGCTGGGCATCCAGCCCTACCACATCCGCGAGGCGGCCTTCCGGCTCAACATCCCGGCGGCGGCGATGAAGCCCTTTTCGGCCCTGCTGGGCAGCCTCTACCGGGTTTTCACCACCTGCGACTGCTCGCTGGTGGAGATCAACCCCCTGGTGCTGACGGCGGAAAACAGCGTCATCGCGCTGGACGCCAAGGTGGACGTGGACAGCAACGCCCTCTTCCGGCACAAGGACATCCTGGCCTACCGCGATACGGACGAAGAGGACCCGCTGGAGCTGGAAGCCTCCAAGTACAATCTCAACTACATCAATCTCGGCGGCGGGGGCAATGTCGGCAACATGGTCAACGGCGCGGGGCTGGCCATGGCCACGATGGACATCATCAAGCTGGCCGGTGCGGAGCCCGCCAACTTTCTGGACGTGGGCGGCGGCGCCAACGCCGAAATGGTGGAAAACGGCTTTCGGATCATCCTCAGCGACAAGAACGTCAAGGGCATCCTGATCAACATCTTCGGGGGCATCCTGCGCTGCGACGTCCTGGCCCAGGGCGTGGTGACGGCCGCGACCAAAGCCGGCTTGAACGTGCCCGTGGTGGTCCGCATGGAGGGTACCAACGTGGAGGAGGGGCGCAGGATCCTGTCGGAATCCGGCCTGAACCTGATCACCGCGGTGGACCTCAAGGACGCGGCCGGCAAGGTGGCCGCGATCGTCAACGCCTGA
- the serA gene encoding phosphoglycerate dehydrogenase gives MFKVMIRDGMSPLARQILEATGQIEVVVDNDKTTSEPDRLAEIIADFDGLAIRSGTRVTAAVLDKAPRLKVIGRAGIGVDNIDVQAATRKGIVVMNAPGGNTITTAEHTISMMFALARNIPQGTWSLRHGKWEKKTLTGVEITGKTLGIIGLGHIGRVVAERAQGLKMRVIASDPFVSPEAARALGVTLVSFDELLAGSDFISLHVPRMKETVNLINAGTIVKMKPGVRLINCSRGEVVNIDDLYDALVSGRVAGAALDVLPQEPPDPTWPILQHPHVILTPHLGASTGEAQEKVADMIAHQIANYLINDVITNAVNFPSLSKESMDQLRPYLDLSEKMGSLMGQLAKGVHDITITYEGEMANLATQPLTHALLKGLLGAFTDKPVNFVSAPEIAKEKGISVKEVTTQKKANFSGVIRLKLEDVEEGPGEIWGTIFAEKHPRIVRLGKIYLDAIPEGAMIVIQNFDRPGVIGNLGTTLGRHNINIGRFQLGRLEDRALCMINVDSPAEEAVIEELRALPNIISARQVNLG, from the coding sequence ATGTTCAAAGTCATGATCCGGGACGGCATGTCCCCGCTTGCCAGACAAATTCTTGAGGCCACGGGCCAGATCGAGGTGGTCGTGGACAACGACAAAACCACCTCCGAACCGGACCGGCTGGCTGAAATCATAGCCGATTTCGACGGACTGGCCATTCGCAGCGGCACCCGCGTTACCGCGGCGGTGCTGGACAAGGCCCCCAGGCTGAAGGTTATCGGCCGGGCCGGCATCGGGGTCGACAATATCGACGTGCAGGCCGCCACCCGCAAGGGCATCGTGGTCATGAACGCCCCCGGCGGCAATACCATCACCACCGCCGAGCACACAATCTCGATGATGTTCGCGCTCGCCCGCAACATCCCCCAGGGGACCTGGTCGTTGCGCCACGGCAAGTGGGAAAAGAAAACCTTGACCGGCGTCGAGATCACCGGCAAGACTTTGGGGATCATCGGTCTCGGGCACATCGGGCGGGTGGTGGCCGAGCGGGCCCAGGGGCTGAAAATGCGGGTGATCGCCAGCGACCCCTTTGTGAGCCCAGAGGCCGCCCGGGCGCTGGGGGTTACCCTGGTGAGTTTTGACGAGCTCTTGGCCGGGTCCGATTTTATCTCCCTGCATGTGCCGCGCATGAAGGAGACCGTCAACCTGATCAACGCCGGAACCATCGTCAAAATGAAGCCCGGGGTGCGGCTGATCAACTGCTCCCGGGGCGAGGTGGTCAACATCGACGATCTCTACGATGCGCTGGTCAGCGGCCGGGTGGCCGGGGCCGCCCTGGACGTGCTGCCCCAGGAACCGCCCGATCCCACCTGGCCGATCCTGCAGCACCCCCACGTGATTCTCACGCCGCACCTGGGGGCCAGCACCGGCGAGGCCCAGGAAAAGGTCGCCGACATGATCGCGCACCAGATCGCCAATTACCTGATCAACGACGTCATCACCAATGCGGTCAATTTTCCGTCGCTCTCCAAGGAGAGCATGGATCAGCTGCGTCCCTACCTGGATCTGAGCGAGAAGATGGGCTCGCTCATGGGGCAGCTGGCCAAGGGCGTGCATGATATCACAATCACCTACGAGGGCGAGATGGCCAACCTGGCCACCCAGCCGCTGACCCACGCCCTGCTCAAAGGCCTGCTGGGCGCCTTCACCGACAAACCGGTCAACTTTGTCAGCGCCCCCGAGATTGCCAAGGAAAAAGGCATCTCGGTCAAGGAGGTCACCACCCAGAAAAAGGCCAATTTTTCGGGGGTCATCCGGCTGAAACTGGAAGACGTCGAAGAGGGGCCGGGCGAAATCTGGGGCACGATCTTCGCCGAGAAGCACCCCCGCATCGTCCGCCTGGGCAAAATCTACCTGGACGCCATTCCCGAGGGCGCCATGATCGTCATCCAGAACTTCGACCGGCCCGGGGTGATCGGCAACCTGGGGACAACCCTGGGGCGCCACAACATCAATATCGGCCGTTTCCAGCTGGGGCGGCTGGAGGACCGCGCGCTGTGCATGATCAACGTCGATTCCCCGGCTGAGGAAGCGGTGATCGAAGAGCTGCGCGCGCTGCCCAACATCATTTCGGCCCGCCAGGTGAATCTCGGCTGA
- a CDS encoding hydrogenase maturation nickel metallochaperone HypA, with amino-acid sequence MNLFFATGPRIMHEMGLALQIVEIAKASLPPELAGARIQRVNLKVGKMAAVVPESLRFCFAAITRNTPMEGAELFMQEVAVVARCGACGHEWTLDGPAFRCPACDSGDVRMLSGRELDIVSIEVEKD; translated from the coding sequence ATGAACCTTTTTTTCGCAACAGGCCCACGGATCATGCACGAAATGGGGTTGGCGCTCCAGATTGTCGAAATCGCCAAAGCCTCCCTGCCCCCCGAGCTTGCCGGGGCCCGCATCCAGCGGGTCAACCTGAAGGTCGGCAAAATGGCGGCGGTGGTGCCGGAGAGTCTGCGCTTCTGTTTTGCGGCGATCACCCGCAACACCCCCATGGAGGGGGCGGAGCTCTTCATGCAAGAGGTGGCGGTGGTGGCCCGCTGCGGCGCCTGCGGCCACGAATGGACCTTAGACGGGCCGGCCTTTCGCTGTCCGGCCTGTGACAGCGGGGATGTCCGGATGCTCTCGGGCCGGGAACTGGACATCGTGTCCATCGAAGTCGAAAAAGACTGA